A stretch of DNA from Rathayibacter sp. VKM Ac-2762:
CGGCTTCTGGTAGAACTCGACGAACCCGGCGGGCGAGGGGAACAGGCCCGGAGCGACGATCGACAGCAGCGACCACAGCTCCATCACGTTGTTCTCCATCGGCGTTCCCGTGATGGCGAGCTTGAAGGGCACGTCGAGCCGGCGCGCGAGCTGGTGCGTCGCCGACTGGCGGTTCTTGACGAACTGCGCCTCGTCGAGGAGGAGCCCCGACCACTGGATGCCCGAGTACGACTCGTAGTCGAGCCGGAACAGGGCGTAGGAGGTGACGACCAGCTCGGCCTCGCCGATGACGCTCGAGAGCGCCTTCCGCTTCTTCTTCGACGTCTCGTCGATCCCGACGACGCGGAGGTCCGGGGCGAAGCGCTTGGCCTCGCCGACCCAGTTGGGCACCACGCTGGTGGGCGCGACGACGAGGAACGGGCGCGGCGAGGTGCCCGCCTCCGCGGCCGCAGCGCGCTGCTCCTGCATCACCCGGGTGACCAGGGCGAGGGACTGCACGGTCTTGCCCAGGCCCATGTCGTCGGCGAGCACGCCGCCGAGCTGGTTGTCGTAGAGGAACGAGAGCCAGTCGTAGCCGAGCTGCTGGTAGGGCCGCAGCTCCACGGCGAAGCCCTCGGGCAGGACCCGCGACTCCAGCGCACCGGTCGCGGTGAAGCCGGAGAGCCCCTCCACGGAGCGGCGCCACGCGGCGGCCTGCGCCTCCACGACGCCCAGCTCGACCAGCTCGTCCCAGAGGGAGGACTGGAACCGGCTGATCCGCAGGGTCTCGCCGGGGTCGTCCGAGAGCTCGCGGGCCTCGGCGATCAGCTCGCGGAGGCGGCCGAACCGCTCGTCGTCGAGGGCGAAGTAGACGCCGCTCGGCAGCACCATGTACTCGTCGCCGCGGGCGAGCGCGAGGAAGATCTCGGCCAGCGGGACCGCCTCGTCGTTGACGGTGACGGAGATCTCGAGGTTGAACCAGTCGCGGCTGTCGGGCTGGGCGACGGTCTGCACGGCGACCACGGGCGCGGTCTGCGCCTCGCGGTACTCGACGCGCTCGCCGATCTCCTCGATCTCGACGGTGCCGAGCTCGCGGAGCCGCTCGACCTCGCCGGTGAGGAAGCCGACGGTCTGCATGCCGCGCAGGTCGAAGGTGGGGCGCAGGCGCCTGCTCGACGGGGACACCAGGGCCGGCGTCGACTCCGGGTCGAGACCCGCTCCGACGAGGGAGTCGAGGATCCGCTGCTCGGCCTCGGGGTCGCGATAGCCCGCGTCCTCGCCGACCCGCAGCGGGAGCCGCTCGGCGTCCACGCCGCCGCGCGCTCCCTCCACTCCGTAGCGCCACCACCACGAGCCGCGCAGGCCCGCGCCGTCGGTGTGCTCGAGGGTGAGGCCGAGGCGCGGCTCGGGCACCGCCGGCGCCTCGAAGGAGCCGTCGCGGGAGACGATGTCGAACAGCCGGTGCAGCCGCTGGTAGTGCTCGGTGAGGAACGCCGACTCCTCGGCCACCGGGATGCGGATGGCCTCGCGGCTCCAGAGGAACGTGCGCGCGGAGGACAGCAGCGGCGCGGCGAACGGGATGAGCGTGACCGGGCGGGCGCGCATCTCGTCGCCGCCCTCCCACGTGTAGAGGCCGACGGCCGGGTCGCCGATGAAGCCGAACTCCTCGGGCGCCGGGTGGTCGCCGATGGCGACGAGCGAGCGCAGCTCGAGGCCGGCGGCGGTGCGCGTGACGTCGATGGAGGCGGTGGCCGTCGTGTCGAGGATCTTCAGCGGCGTCTGGTCGCGGTCGCCCATCACCAGGCCGATGCCCGCGCGGACGGCGCCGTGCAGTGCCGCCCAGATCGCCTCGCTCCGGCACTGGTCGAGGTAGAGCCAGGTGTCGGGCGAGTAGTAGCTGGAGGCGCTGTGCCCGGAGAGCAGGCCCTGCATCTCGCGGATCACGTCGATCTGGCGCTCGTCGTAGTCGTGGCTGTAGTGCAGGTAGCCGAGGTCGCGCCAGCTGGTGCCGGTGCGGACCCAGCGATCGCGGTCGCCCATCCGCACCGGGCGCACGCCCAGGCGCGGGCGCGGCTCGGGCGGCGGCCGGTAGGAGTTGTAGCGGCCGGGCGGGCGACGCACGGGCTCGCCGGGCAGCAGCTCGAACTGCAGGCCGAGCGGGATGCCGGTGTGCGAGCGCTCCGCGCCGGCGAGGAGCGGGGCGAGCGCGCTGCGCCACTCCGGGACGGCGTCGACAGCGGCCTCGCCCGGGAAGGGACCGGCCACTCCGCCCTCGCGCTCGCGGCGCAGGGCCTCGATGAGAACGGCGGCGACGTGCTTGCACTCGTGCTTGACCGGGCAGCTGCAGGCGCCGCCGAGGAGGGTCCAGTGCTCGCCCTCGTCGCGGAGCTGCACGCTCACGGCGTACGGCGAGCGCCCGGATCCGCGGACCTGGCCGAAGAGGCGGGTGCGGCCGCCGAACCACTGCAGCTCGCGCACGCGGCCCTCGTCCGCGTACGCGGTGCCCTTCTCGACGGCGGCGGTTCCGACGAGGGCGCGGATGTCCTGCTCGGAGAAGGGCTCGTGGCCGGCGGTCACCGGCCCGGGTGCGGCCGACGGCAGCACCTCACCGGGGGGACTCTGGCGGGCCATGGACCTCACGCTCTCCGCGCTCGAACGAGCGCATCCGTCTATTCAACCCGATTCCGGAGGCGCTGCGAGCCGCGGGCCGGGATCCGTGGAGGACGCACGGCCGTCCCTACGATGGAGGGATGCCCCGTCTGGCCGTCGTCTC
This window harbors:
- a CDS encoding DEAD/DEAH box helicase, which produces MARQSPPGEVLPSAAPGPVTAGHEPFSEQDIRALVGTAAVEKGTAYADEGRVRELQWFGGRTRLFGQVRGSGRSPYAVSVQLRDEGEHWTLLGGACSCPVKHECKHVAAVLIEALRREREGGVAGPFPGEAAVDAVPEWRSALAPLLAGAERSHTGIPLGLQFELLPGEPVRRPPGRYNSYRPPPEPRPRLGVRPVRMGDRDRWVRTGTSWRDLGYLHYSHDYDERQIDVIREMQGLLSGHSASSYYSPDTWLYLDQCRSEAIWAALHGAVRAGIGLVMGDRDQTPLKILDTTATASIDVTRTAAGLELRSLVAIGDHPAPEEFGFIGDPAVGLYTWEGGDEMRARPVTLIPFAAPLLSSARTFLWSREAIRIPVAEESAFLTEHYQRLHRLFDIVSRDGSFEAPAVPEPRLGLTLEHTDGAGLRGSWWWRYGVEGARGGVDAERLPLRVGEDAGYRDPEAEQRILDSLVGAGLDPESTPALVSPSSRRLRPTFDLRGMQTVGFLTGEVERLRELGTVEIEEIGERVEYREAQTAPVVAVQTVAQPDSRDWFNLEISVTVNDEAVPLAEIFLALARGDEYMVLPSGVYFALDDERFGRLRELIAEARELSDDPGETLRISRFQSSLWDELVELGVVEAQAAAWRRSVEGLSGFTATGALESRVLPEGFAVELRPYQQLGYDWLSFLYDNQLGGVLADDMGLGKTVQSLALVTRVMQEQRAAAAEAGTSPRPFLVVAPTSVVPNWVGEAKRFAPDLRVVGIDETSKKKRKALSSVIGEAELVVTSYALFRLDYESYSGIQWSGLLLDEAQFVKNRQSATHQLARRLDVPFKLAITGTPMENNVMELWSLLSIVAPGLFPSPAGFVEFYQKPIEREADSEKLSQLRRRIRPLMLRRTKELVAKELPPKQEQTLEVELGPKQRKVYDTYLARERQRVLGLIGDFEKNRFAIFRALTVLRQVALDAALVDEAHESVPSTKLDLLDELLGDALGEGHRVLVFSQFTRFLGRVRGRLDAAGIEYAYLDGATKKRDEVIERFRSGAAGVFLISLKAGGFGLNLTEADYCILLDPWWNPATESQAVDRAHRIGQTRSVMVYRLVAKDTIEEKVMALKEAKAALFAAVMSDDGAAATGGITAEDVRELLG